In Halapricum desulfuricans, a single window of DNA contains:
- a CDS encoding CBS domain-containing protein: MNGDVTVQEAMTRDYVGVSGSDSVRDTAKLLLEEETPGAVVLKGREPIGIVTASDALSCHVGDESADAAVTECMSDVVPEVAPDQPIEAAVDELFAQSATMLVVTDNGGEPLGVLTQRDVIAATTFTPSEVSSEQNAEPARLESESQAPADADGGYSEQGICERCGALTSDLVSFNGQLLCPDCREV, from the coding sequence ATGAACGGCGACGTCACAGTTCAGGAGGCGATGACGCGTGACTACGTGGGGGTGAGTGGGTCCGATAGCGTCCGTGACACGGCGAAACTACTGCTCGAAGAGGAGACGCCGGGGGCAGTCGTCCTGAAGGGTCGGGAGCCGATCGGAATCGTCACCGCGAGTGATGCCCTCTCGTGTCACGTCGGCGACGAGAGTGCCGATGCGGCTGTGACCGAGTGCATGTCCGATGTCGTGCCCGAGGTCGCGCCCGACCAGCCGATCGAGGCCGCCGTCGACGAACTGTTCGCCCAGTCGGCGACGATGCTGGTCGTGACTGACAACGGCGGCGAGCCGCTGGGCGTACTCACCCAGCGCGACGTGATCGCGGCGACGACGTTCACTCCGAGCGAGGTCAGTTCCGAGCAGAACGCCGAGCCGGCGCGTCTCGAATCCGAATCGCAAGCCCCGGCCGACGCGGACGGCGGCTACAGCGAGCAGGGAATCTGCGAGCGATGTGGCGCGCTCACGTCCGATCTGGTCTCGTTCAACGGGCAACTGCTCTGTCCGGACTGCCGTGAAGTCTGA
- a CDS encoding GNAT family N-acetyltransferase yields the protein MVRVRQAKPTEFEPATSILDAAVLETDPGLVRQRIDNDRVLVAVDDGRIVGSVVAQSIDQGVRIDAIAVRKRRQGQGIGTMLVETLLDHHERVIAEFDDRARPFYEALGFEIQEQQSGRYRGVRTT from the coding sequence ATGGTCCGTGTGCGACAGGCGAAACCGACCGAATTCGAGCCCGCCACGTCGATTCTCGACGCCGCTGTCCTCGAAACCGACCCCGGACTAGTTCGACAGCGTATCGACAACGACCGGGTGCTCGTCGCCGTCGACGACGGGCGAATCGTCGGTTCCGTCGTCGCACAGTCGATCGATCAGGGGGTCCGAATCGACGCGATCGCGGTACGCAAGCGCCGCCAGGGGCAGGGGATCGGGACGATGCTTGTCGAGACGCTACTTGACCATCATGAGCGTGTCATCGCCGAATTCGACGACCGGGCGCGGCCGTTCTACGAGGCACTCGGATTCGAAATACAGGAGCAGCAATCGGGACGGTATCGCGGCGTCCGGACGACCTAG
- the samp2 gene encoding ubiquitin-like small modifier protein SAMP2 has protein sequence MRVTVDVVGEDTHEIELEADGTYADLLEPLEYSRHEVSIVVDGQPVPEDQSVEVDRVQVLRLVQGG, from the coding sequence ATGCGCGTCACCGTCGACGTCGTCGGCGAGGATACCCACGAGATCGAACTCGAGGCGGACGGCACCTACGCGGATCTGCTGGAGCCGCTCGAATACAGCCGCCACGAGGTCTCGATCGTCGTCGACGGCCAGCCGGTTCCCGAAGACCAGTCCGTCGAGGTCGATCGCGTGCAGGTCCTCAGACTCGTTCAGGGTGGCTAG
- a CDS encoding GTP cyclohydrolase III, whose translation MTNTQLTHIQIDNYGPWTVTPEPRREVDLQTLQSRLYADLSQFFGNRGGYTFFTRFDNMVAVSNGLTMDDHAILQESVGNRYPVTMSLSVATGTTPASALATATEQLQDAGSAQDKSRREILRGRHIDEEFRTDEDLRIAHFDVNDATGKYTDQLNEFDTFIRIEQGYASLMKYMRHAYDSLSFFVGGDNIIAVCPELDTGEYRDAIEHVRDDVGVELKVGVGEGRRADEAGMAAKHALEECRATGADVELDC comes from the coding sequence GTGACGAACACGCAGCTCACCCACATTCAGATCGATAACTACGGCCCCTGGACAGTGACTCCCGAACCGCGCCGGGAGGTCGACCTCCAGACGCTCCAGTCGCGGCTCTACGCCGACCTCTCGCAGTTTTTCGGTAATCGCGGCGGCTACACGTTCTTCACTCGATTCGACAATATGGTGGCCGTCTCCAACGGTCTGACGATGGACGATCATGCGATCCTTCAGGAATCGGTCGGCAATCGCTATCCCGTGACGATGAGCCTGAGCGTCGCGACCGGCACGACGCCTGCGAGCGCGCTCGCGACCGCGACCGAGCAACTTCAGGACGCCGGCAGCGCCCAGGACAAGTCCCGCCGGGAGATCCTGCGTGGCCGTCACATCGACGAGGAGTTCCGGACCGATGAGGACCTGCGGATCGCACACTTCGACGTCAACGACGCGACCGGCAAGTACACTGACCAGCTCAACGAGTTCGATACGTTCATCCGGATCGAACAGGGCTACGCCTCGCTGATGAAGTACATGCGACACGCCTACGACAGCCTCTCGTTTTTCGTCGGCGGCGACAACATCATCGCGGTCTGTCCCGAACTGGACACCGGGGAGTACCGCGACGCGATCGAACACGTCCGCGACGACGTCGGCGTCGAACTCAAGGTCGGCGTCGGCGAGGGTCGCCGCGCCGACGAGGCCGGCATGGCCGCGAAACACGCCCTCGAGGAGTGCCGCGCGACAGGCGCGGACGTCGAACTCGACTGCTAG
- a CDS encoding GNAT family N-acetyltransferase — protein MYVRDAKNREEVWLLDRIEEMGLDETAFRSRDYVIAIDEETNEKAGFGRIRIHKTDEETVCELTSIGVLEAWRGQGVGAHVVERLVQKAGDQDFEVVYSLTDQPEYLAQFGFEPIDESALPEKLRDRLTEKREGVQPDAVPTRLRVEDFQVPPGRREAFKAADAEEDDEPTESPEDFGIDPDEATYKYDTS, from the coding sequence ATGTACGTCCGGGACGCCAAGAACCGCGAGGAGGTCTGGTTGCTGGATCGGATCGAAGAAATGGGCCTGGACGAGACGGCCTTTCGATCGCGCGATTACGTCATCGCTATCGACGAGGAGACCAACGAGAAGGCCGGCTTCGGTCGGATCCGGATCCACAAGACCGACGAGGAGACCGTCTGTGAACTCACGAGCATCGGCGTCCTCGAAGCGTGGCGCGGCCAGGGTGTCGGCGCGCACGTCGTCGAGCGACTCGTCCAGAAAGCGGGCGATCAGGACTTCGAGGTCGTCTACTCGCTGACCGACCAGCCGGAGTACCTGGCCCAGTTCGGCTTCGAACCGATCGACGAAAGCGCTCTGCCGGAGAAACTCCGCGATCGGCTGACCGAGAAACGCGAAGGGGTCCAGCCCGACGCCGTCCCCACGCGTCTGCGCGTCGAGGACTTTCAGGTTCCGCCCGGCCGCCGCGAGGCGTTCAAGGCGGCCGACGCCGAGGAGGACGACGAACCGACCGAATCACCCGAGGACTTCGGGATCGACCCCGACGAGGCCACCTACAAATACGACACCAGCTAG
- a CDS encoding GNAT family N-acetyltransferase gives MSDLDSVTIESATMDELDRLVERWLELAAGQREYGSQLQTATNRSRIRDSFARRIAGGQARVARDGDRIVGFVTFTMEGSTFSKSVQRGVVQNLYVEPESRSEGIGTRLLEAAERALIEAGADAISLEAMADNESARQFYRDRGYRPHRVTYEKSVENDTP, from the coding sequence ATGAGCGATCTCGATTCGGTCACGATCGAGTCAGCGACGATGGACGAACTGGACCGGCTGGTCGAGCGCTGGCTCGAACTGGCGGCTGGCCAGCGCGAGTACGGCTCGCAGTTGCAGACGGCGACCAACCGGAGCCGGATCCGGGACTCGTTCGCACGACGGATCGCTGGCGGGCAGGCACGTGTCGCCCGAGACGGCGACCGGATCGTCGGCTTCGTCACGTTCACGATGGAGGGAAGCACGTTTTCGAAGTCGGTCCAGCGCGGGGTCGTCCAGAACCTCTACGTCGAGCCGGAGTCGCGCAGTGAGGGAATCGGAACGCGACTGCTCGAAGCCGCGGAGCGCGCGCTCATCGAGGCCGGGGCGGACGCGATCTCACTGGAAGCGATGGCGGACAACGAGTCGGCCCGACAGTTCTACCGCGACCGCGGCTACCGTCCCCATCGTGTTACCTACGAAAAGTCGGTCGAAAACGATACGCCTTAA
- a CDS encoding winged helix-turn-helix transcriptional regulator codes for MSDEGVDESKRATLRRFAALGTAGSIARFAGGADAATGDSDTRDAIVGYLEATPGAHFSKLRDDLHLGTGETQHHLRQLLESGAIESHEDGDYRRFFPAGRFDDFEKTALSYLRRDTVRGILIALLEEPESSGSDIAEAVGVSRPTVSKYAGELEAVGLLDRTDGYRLVNPETVLLLVVRYADSFDADAESFARDAASVVTYDP; via the coding sequence ATGAGCGACGAGGGGGTAGACGAGAGCAAGCGGGCGACACTCCGGCGGTTCGCGGCACTCGGGACCGCAGGGTCGATCGCTCGCTTCGCGGGTGGGGCCGACGCCGCGACCGGCGATTCGGACACTCGTGACGCGATCGTCGGCTATCTCGAAGCGACGCCCGGCGCTCACTTCTCGAAGCTCCGCGACGACCTGCACCTGGGGACCGGCGAAACGCAGCACCACCTCCGGCAACTGCTCGAGTCCGGCGCGATCGAAAGCCACGAGGACGGAGACTACCGGCGATTCTTCCCCGCAGGCCGGTTCGACGACTTCGAGAAAACCGCGCTGTCGTACCTCCGTCGGGACACGGTCCGCGGCATACTGATTGCGCTCCTCGAAGAGCCCGAGTCGTCGGGCAGTGACATCGCAGAGGCGGTCGGCGTTTCCCGACCGACGGTCAGCAAGTACGCGGGTGAACTGGAAGCGGTCGGGCTACTCGACCGGACTGACGGCTACCGGCTCGTGAATCCCGAGACAGTGCTGCTGTTGGTCGTCAGATACGCCGATTCGTTCGACGCGGACGCGGAATCGTTCGCCCGGGACGCCGCATCGGTTGTCACCTACGACCCGTGA
- a CDS encoding metal-dependent hydrolase gives MFVGHALLAFSLAVLIADWRGWPARRALALGFVAGGFAAIPDVDMIYTAVALDLSRLSVETLTRPSVFWDASRGVHRSITHSLPIALAAGPAFGAWAAGTSTSRRWLAVRGIAGAFLSALVWVAWTYSGPAGAVVVGTFVAAGLIVARLARTRTDLSGSTIALVATAGLLSHPWGDLVTGDPPRLLYPFDVQVFEAIVLLHADPTIHLLGAFALELGVVWLAAVAVARVADQSLTALLDSRAVAGVVYGVAAVVLAPPTLDVSYHFVLTILGVGAATGALAAFPNTRSALTRRLRYPPITRWSPLRYVRLSWVSPPRVYVPSIDIDRFLQRYPSPFEAAFVALGCVTVALGSYALVYVFFVA, from the coding sequence ATGTTCGTCGGGCACGCGCTGCTGGCGTTCTCTCTCGCGGTGCTGATCGCGGACTGGCGAGGCTGGCCCGCCCGTCGCGCGCTCGCGCTCGGCTTCGTCGCGGGCGGGTTCGCCGCGATCCCCGACGTCGATATGATCTACACGGCGGTGGCGCTCGATCTGAGTCGGCTGAGCGTCGAGACGCTGACTCGACCGAGCGTGTTCTGGGACGCCAGTCGCGGGGTCCACCGCTCGATCACGCATTCGCTCCCGATCGCGCTCGCGGCCGGTCCGGCCTTCGGCGCGTGGGCGGCCGGGACGAGTACGTCCCGCCGATGGCTCGCTGTCCGGGGGATCGCCGGGGCGTTTCTCTCGGCGCTCGTCTGGGTGGCCTGGACCTACAGCGGGCCGGCCGGCGCCGTCGTCGTCGGGACGTTCGTCGCGGCGGGACTGATCGTCGCCCGACTGGCCCGTACGCGAACCGACCTGTCCGGCTCGACGATCGCGCTCGTCGCGACTGCCGGCCTGCTGTCACACCCCTGGGGAGATCTGGTGACAGGCGATCCGCCCCGGCTGCTCTATCCCTTCGACGTCCAGGTCTTCGAGGCAATCGTCCTGTTGCACGCCGACCCGACGATCCACCTGCTCGGTGCGTTCGCACTCGAGCTGGGCGTCGTCTGGCTCGCGGCCGTCGCGGTCGCGCGCGTCGCCGATCAGTCGCTGACAGCGCTGCTGGACTCCCGGGCCGTGGCCGGCGTCGTCTACGGCGTCGCGGCGGTCGTGCTCGCACCCCCGACGCTGGACGTATCCTATCACTTCGTGCTCACGATCCTCGGGGTCGGCGCGGCCACTGGCGCGCTGGCGGCGTTCCCGAACACCCGCTCCGCGCTGACGCGTCGGCTCCGGTACCCCCCGATCACGCGCTGGAGCCCCCTCCGTTACGTCCGCCTCTCGTGGGTCAGCCCGCCGCGAGTCTACGTCCCGTCGATCGATATCGACCGGTTCCTCCAGCGGTATCCGTCGCCGTTCGAGGCTGCCTTCGTCGCTCTCGGCTGCGTTACTGTCGCCCTCGGCAGTTACGCCCTCGTTTACGTGTTCTTCGTCGCGTGA
- a CDS encoding DUF5785 family protein produces MDWPHDPDGEEGSEGRRKYGHAVLAKKVSEEDFPLTATEYVEEFGDHPVRIDYETVVSVADVFEHVDSEEFEDFPEFHRAIGRAMREAGYWPYELERA; encoded by the coding sequence ATGGACTGGCCACACGATCCGGACGGCGAAGAGGGGAGCGAAGGCCGGCGCAAGTACGGCCACGCTGTCCTCGCGAAGAAAGTCTCTGAGGAGGACTTCCCGCTGACTGCGACCGAATACGTCGAGGAGTTCGGCGATCACCCGGTGCGAATCGACTACGAGACAGTCGTCAGCGTCGCGGACGTGTTCGAGCACGTCGACAGCGAGGAGTTCGAGGACTTCCCCGAGTTTCACCGGGCGATCGGACGGGCGATGCGAGAAGCCGGCTACTGGCCGTACGAACTCGAACGAGCGTAG
- a CDS encoding MBL fold metallo-hydrolase has translation MVHSDWGDWLPRAIEDADPEGVAIWYLGCNGFVLKADDGTTVFVDPYLGTGDPPRTVRMIPVPFDPEDVGPVDAVFATHEHTDHVHGESTGPILEDSGAPFYGPDDSLAAAREAGWDERWAISDDQFVEVSEGDTVELGSLTITVEPANDPDATHSVAYVFEHEAGTFVHGGDARPGAFEPVGENYDIDAAALAFGSAGMIRDKQTRDPKYTKWYNDENEIIEAANELQVETLVPTHWDMWKGLNADPTVLHHHARSFEYPEQVKVIEIGDRIDL, from the coding sequence ATGGTACACAGCGACTGGGGAGACTGGCTCCCGCGTGCGATCGAGGACGCCGACCCCGAAGGCGTCGCGATCTGGTATCTCGGGTGCAATGGGTTCGTCCTGAAGGCCGACGACGGCACGACGGTGTTCGTCGACCCTTATCTCGGGACCGGCGACCCGCCTCGCACCGTCCGCATGATCCCGGTGCCGTTCGATCCCGAGGACGTCGGCCCCGTCGACGCCGTGTTCGCGACGCACGAACACACCGATCACGTCCACGGCGAATCGACCGGCCCGATCCTCGAGGATTCCGGCGCACCGTTCTACGGACCGGACGACAGCCTCGCCGCCGCTCGCGAGGCCGGCTGGGACGAACGGTGGGCGATCAGCGACGACCAGTTCGTCGAAGTGAGCGAGGGCGACACCGTCGAACTGGGATCGCTGACGATCACTGTCGAGCCCGCAAACGATCCCGACGCGACCCATTCCGTCGCTTACGTCTTCGAACACGAGGCGGGGACGTTCGTCCACGGTGGCGACGCCAGGCCGGGTGCGTTCGAGCCTGTCGGGGAAAACTACGACATCGACGCGGCGGCGCTGGCATTCGGCAGTGCCGGGATGATCCGCGACAAGCAGACCCGCGACCCCAAGTACACGAAGTGGTACAACGACGAAAACGAGATTATCGAGGCCGCCAACGAACTTCAGGTCGAGACGCTCGTGCCGACACACTGGGACATGTGGAAGGGACTGAACGCTGACCCGACCGTGTTGCACCACCACGCCCGGAGTTTCGAGTACCCCGAGCAGGTCAAGGTTATCGAGATCGGCGATCGAATCGATCTCTAG
- a CDS encoding phosphoglucomutase/phosphomannomutase family protein has translation MGTDADAIEFGTDGWRATLDVFTTPRVRMVGQAVATYLDGDGPVAVGYDARDSSRGFAEDLARTLAGNGIEVLLSERDCPTPVVGWAVRDHDLAGALMVTASHNPPNYNGVKFIPEGGAPALPEVTDRLEELLAEPETVPELDHGSVSETDFVEPYLEHVLEFVDADLSGLTIAYDAMHGSGRDVTGDLLERAGADVIELRCERDPEFGGTPPEPEADRLHDLIETVTEGEADLGIANDGDADRISVVTPEEGFLDPSLQYAVLYEYLLEDGSGPAVRTVSTSSILDKVARAHGEEVFETAVGFKWVAQAMEDHDALMGGEESGGFGITSHLRNKDGVLIALLAAAAEAERPIDDRIAEIHDEHGHVFQDRISVACPDARKDGVLEELDGALPDELAGAAVASVNTVDGFKITFEDDTWVLVRPSGTEPKLRVYAEADSPERVEALLDAGRDLVEPLV, from the coding sequence ATGGGAACTGACGCTGACGCTATCGAGTTCGGTACCGACGGCTGGCGAGCGACGCTCGACGTGTTCACGACGCCGCGCGTTCGGATGGTCGGTCAGGCTGTCGCGACGTATCTGGACGGGGACGGTCCCGTCGCGGTCGGCTACGACGCGCGGGACAGTTCGCGGGGATTCGCGGAAGACCTCGCACGGACGCTGGCCGGCAACGGGATCGAAGTCCTGCTGAGCGAGCGGGATTGCCCGACGCCCGTGGTCGGCTGGGCCGTTCGCGATCACGACCTGGCCGGTGCGCTGATGGTCACCGCCAGTCACAACCCGCCGAACTACAACGGCGTGAAGTTCATCCCCGAAGGGGGCGCGCCGGCACTGCCCGAAGTGACCGACCGACTCGAGGAACTGCTCGCCGAACCCGAGACCGTCCCGGAGCTGGATCACGGCTCGGTCTCCGAGACCGACTTCGTCGAGCCGTACCTCGAACACGTCCTGGAGTTCGTCGACGCCGACCTCTCGGGGTTGACTATCGCCTACGACGCCATGCACGGCAGCGGTCGGGACGTGACCGGCGACCTGCTGGAGCGGGCCGGTGCGGACGTGATCGAACTCCGGTGTGAACGCGATCCGGAGTTCGGCGGCACGCCCCCGGAACCGGAGGCCGACCGCCTGCACGACCTCATCGAAACAGTCACCGAGGGTGAGGCCGATCTGGGGATCGCAAACGACGGCGACGCCGACCGAATCAGCGTCGTCACGCCCGAGGAAGGGTTCCTCGACCCGAGCCTCCAGTACGCCGTCCTCTATGAATATCTGCTCGAAGACGGATCCGGACCCGCCGTTCGGACGGTCTCGACGTCGAGCATCCTGGACAAGGTCGCCCGCGCACACGGCGAGGAGGTCTTCGAGACGGCGGTCGGGTTCAAGTGGGTCGCCCAGGCGATGGAAGATCACGACGCGCTCATGGGCGGCGAGGAGTCCGGTGGGTTCGGCATCACGAGCCATTTGCGCAACAAGGACGGCGTCCTGATCGCGCTGCTTGCGGCCGCTGCCGAGGCCGAACGGCCGATCGACGACCGGATCGCCGAGATTCACGACGAGCACGGCCACGTCTTCCAGGACCGCATCAGCGTCGCCTGTCCCGACGCGCGCAAGGACGGCGTCCTCGAAGAACTCGACGGTGCGCTCCCCGACGAACTCGCGGGCGCGGCGGTCGCAAGCGTGAACACCGTCGACGGGTTTAAGATCACCTTCGAAGACGACACCTGGGTGCTGGTCCGTCCCAGCGGCACCGAGCCCAAGCTCCGGGTCTACGCCGAAGCCGACAGTCCCGAGCGCGTCGAAGCGCTGCTCGATGCCGGCCGCGATCTGGTCGAACCGCTCGTCTAG
- a CDS encoding replication factor C small subunit has product MSEGESASRAGREEVWIEKYRPQTLSEVAGHEDIIERLQSYVDRNDLSHMLFSGPAGTGKCVTGDTPVLTNSGLYQIEDIVGDANGFEPAPSSLQVLSFADSGKMEYSPVSHLYSDHAETGIRITSRDGTEMTTTPEHRYLVITNDGLSWQPAADLEPGDRIVRPLHAPLPETDTDLDWLQALDGDRTLVHVSETFAREHDIPPEEQFVGQKKQIIRGLRLDQTPKEIASRTDVTRKYATAVRRRIDSDTLETQSTVCSLSYLRDLDVAQSRLQDHIIAIQRVATSNGRRSPPISPVWEVSPEIGEFLGLAVSEAQIEDGRIKFYNTDEQLLDRFESLAQRLFGIESKRGTQKDVPYVGINSRSLTAFLESCFDVFPAKGESDRAIGNRLTRADEKTRRRFLRAVFDAESHVSKNGIIELSQKDGRLITLLSYLLAGFGIPSRRKTKHKAATNGSGTERQYETLLISGASHLARFEDEVGFSIDYKREALTRHASKEGNPNHDTMPVQTAVDSLCDELNLSKSALVPKSLNPETPGRERYRHALDDVIEAASERLEAAQEVRETLVAVRPTIQKVSSVPIRWAETRHALTERSAQSAVAESTGISASRLAEYGTGDRNPYAGRAFDLLEKLDANDYPDIGELKATLRGAVDSLDLEYSAIANGTHLRGTDIKNLLTNNDHSIKSLTRFETVATRIDEMASEMLSAKAVELVATLDTLATARLYFDEVTEIETVDEPIHVYDLTVPTHRNYVAGEVPTVVHNTTSAMAIARELYGDDWQDNFLELNASDQRGIDVIRDRVKSFARTSFGGYEYRIIFLDEADALTSEAQSALRRTMEQFSNNVRFILSCNYSSQIIDPIQSRCAVFRFSPLGDDAIEEQILRIAEAEGIEITDDGVEALIYVVGGDMRKAINGLQAASVTGNVVDEDAVFKITSTARPEEITAMVEQALDGDFTAARSELDRLLTDQGIAGGDILDQIHRSVWEFDVGDEAAVRILDRVGEADYRITEGANERIQLEALLASLALED; this is encoded by the coding sequence ATGAGCGAGGGCGAGTCAGCGTCGCGGGCGGGCCGCGAGGAAGTCTGGATCGAGAAATACCGTCCCCAGACTCTCTCGGAGGTCGCCGGCCACGAGGATATCATCGAACGACTGCAGAGTTACGTCGACCGAAACGACCTGAGCCACATGTTATTTTCAGGTCCTGCAGGTACGGGAAAGTGTGTGACTGGTGACACACCGGTACTCACGAACAGTGGGCTATACCAAATCGAAGATATTGTCGGCGACGCCAATGGTTTCGAGCCGGCACCCTCCTCACTGCAGGTGTTATCATTCGCCGACAGTGGGAAAATGGAGTACTCGCCCGTGTCTCACCTGTACAGTGATCACGCCGAAACGGGGATCCGGATTACGAGCAGGGATGGGACAGAGATGACGACCACTCCAGAGCATCGGTACCTCGTCATCACCAATGACGGGCTCTCGTGGCAACCGGCCGCGGATCTCGAACCCGGAGATCGTATCGTCCGGCCGCTCCATGCACCACTACCCGAAACCGATACTGACCTTGACTGGCTCCAAGCGCTTGATGGGGACCGCACTCTCGTTCATGTCTCTGAAACGTTCGCACGAGAGCATGATATTCCGCCCGAAGAGCAGTTCGTCGGGCAAAAGAAACAGATCATTCGTGGGTTACGATTAGACCAAACTCCGAAAGAAATAGCTTCGCGTACTGACGTGACGCGTAAATATGCGACAGCAGTGCGCCGCCGAATTGACTCCGACACCCTCGAAACTCAAAGCACTGTCTGTTCGCTCTCATACCTCCGTGACCTCGACGTTGCGCAGTCGCGTCTGCAAGACCACATCATCGCAATCCAGCGCGTTGCCACTTCGAACGGTCGTCGTTCCCCGCCTATTTCACCAGTCTGGGAGGTTTCCCCAGAGATCGGCGAATTTCTGGGGCTCGCTGTGAGTGAAGCGCAAATAGAAGACGGGCGAATCAAGTTCTACAACACTGACGAGCAATTACTCGATCGGTTTGAATCACTCGCGCAACGCCTATTCGGGATCGAGTCAAAACGAGGAACGCAGAAAGACGTTCCATACGTTGGTATCAATAGCCGATCGTTGACCGCGTTCCTTGAATCCTGTTTCGATGTCTTTCCGGCAAAAGGTGAGTCGGACCGTGCTATCGGGAATCGTCTGACTCGAGCTGACGAGAAGACGAGGCGTCGATTTCTACGAGCTGTGTTCGATGCCGAAAGTCACGTCTCAAAGAACGGTATTATCGAACTCTCACAGAAAGACGGGCGGCTCATTACGCTGTTGTCATATCTGCTCGCGGGTTTCGGGATTCCAAGCCGCCGGAAGACCAAACACAAAGCGGCAACAAACGGGAGCGGGACCGAACGCCAGTATGAGACGTTGTTGATATCTGGCGCATCCCATCTAGCTCGGTTCGAGGACGAAGTCGGATTCTCGATTGACTACAAGCGCGAGGCACTGACACGTCACGCTTCGAAGGAGGGGAATCCAAATCACGACACAATGCCTGTTCAGACGGCAGTCGATAGCCTCTGTGACGAACTCAACCTCTCGAAGTCGGCGCTAGTTCCGAAGTCGTTGAACCCTGAAACGCCGGGTCGTGAGCGATACCGCCACGCGCTTGATGACGTCATCGAAGCCGCTTCCGAGCGTCTCGAAGCAGCGCAAGAAGTGAGAGAGACGCTAGTCGCTGTCCGGCCGACAATCCAGAAAGTGTCGTCGGTGCCGATCCGATGGGCCGAGACACGACACGCGCTTACCGAACGATCTGCCCAGTCAGCGGTTGCGGAATCAACTGGTATCAGTGCTTCCCGGCTTGCGGAATACGGGACTGGAGACCGGAACCCATACGCTGGACGAGCGTTCGACTTACTCGAAAAGCTCGACGCCAACGACTATCCAGATATTGGCGAACTAAAAGCGACGCTCCGGGGCGCCGTCGATTCTCTCGATCTCGAGTACAGTGCCATCGCCAACGGAACGCATCTTCGGGGAACCGATATCAAGAACCTCTTGACGAACAACGACCACTCGATCAAGTCGCTGACCCGGTTCGAAACAGTGGCGACTCGTATCGACGAGATGGCCTCGGAAATGCTGTCTGCAAAAGCTGTCGAACTAGTCGCTACGCTGGACACACTCGCAACAGCCAGGTTGTACTTCGACGAAGTGACGGAAATTGAAACCGTCGACGAGCCCATTCACGTATACGACCTCACCGTTCCGACACATCGTAATTACGTCGCTGGGGAAGTGCCAACAGTTGTTCACAATACGACTTCCGCCATGGCGATCGCCCGCGAGCTGTACGGCGACGACTGGCAGGACAACTTCCTGGAGCTGAACGCTTCCGACCAGCGCGGGATCGACGTCATTCGCGACCGGGTCAAGTCCTTCGCGCGGACTTCTTTTGGAGGGTACGAATATCGTATTATATTCCTCGATGAGGCCGACGCACTTACCTCCGAGGCGCAATCAGCGCTCCGCCGGACGATGGAGCAGTTCTCGAACAACGTCCGGTTTATCCTCTCGTGTAACTACTCCAGTCAGATCATCGACCCCATCCAGTCTCGCTGTGCCGTCTTCCGGTTCTCGCCGCTCGGTGACGACGCCATCGAAGAGCAGATCCTCCGGATCGCCGAGGCCGAGGGAATCGAGATCACTGACGACGGCGTCGAGGCGCTGATCTACGTGGTCGGCGGCGACATGCGCAAGGCGATCAACGGGCTACAGGCCGCTTCGGTCACCGGCAACGTCGTCGACGAGGACGCCGTCTTCAAGATCACCTCGACGGCCCGTCCCGAAGAGATCACTGCGATGGTCGAGCAGGCGCTGGACGGCGATTTCACCGCCGCGCGGTCGGAACTCGACCGACTGCTCACCGATCAGGGCATCGCCGGCGGAGACATCCTCGATCAGATCCACCGGTCAGTCTGGGAGTTCGATGTCGGCGACGAGGCCGCCGTGCGGATTCTCGACCGCGTCGGCGAGGCCGACTACCGGATCACCGAAGGCGCGAACGAGCGTATCCAACTCGAGGCGCTGCTGGCGTCGCTCGCGCTGGAAGACTAA